Part of the Bacteroidales bacterium genome is shown below.
GAACAATTTGAAATCGTCGCTTATATCCCATAAATAACCTCCTGTAGCCATATAAGTGCATTTTTCAAAATCATGATACAGTTCATACTCCCCCTTCGCCGAATTAAAACGGTGATGGATGAAAAATGGCATCGAAAACCCTGCAAAGAAATTGTCTGTATTGTAATACACTCCTGCACTGAAGTCGGGCATATAGTAAGCTTCCTCAGCGGAACTCAGCACCTCGTCGTCGGGGTCAACACTCCGTAGCTTATTGGGGTTTTTATTTTTTAGTATGACTCCGGCACCGAGACCCAGTGACATTCTTCCCCGGCCCGTCCTGAAACTGAAAGAATAATTGCTCATGATCCCCGACTCCTGGGTTACTCCTATCTCACTATTCATGAAGAGTAGCCCAACCCCGACATTTTCATGTAATAAGGGAGAATGGATGCTACCCGTTTGAGTTACGGGAGCTCCTTCAAATCCAACCCATTGGTGGCGGTAGGAAATGGCAATACTCAGAGCTTCTCTTCTTCCCGCGTATGCAGGATTGATGCTCAGGCCGTCCACTATGTACTGTTCACTCATTGGCTGAAGCTGGC
Proteins encoded:
- a CDS encoding type IX secretion system membrane protein PorP/SprF codes for the protein MMRKIVLCILFIMAFGKLYSQLQPMSEQYIVDGLSINPAYAGRREALSIAISYRHQWVGFEGAPVTQTGSIHSPLLHENVGVGLLFMNSEIGVTQESGIMSNYSFSFRTGRGRMSLGLGAGVILKNKNPNKLRSVDPDDEVLSSAEEAYYMPDFSAGVYYNTDNFFAGFSMPFFIHHRFNSAKGEYELYHDFEKCTYMATGGYLWDISDDFKLFPNTLYRYNPKGHQQADMSLYMILGEKFWLGGSYRTENQMIFTLQYQITNQLRIAYSYGTENTALSRYNKGTHEITLQYDFKYLVEAISPRYF